The following coding sequences are from one Rattus rattus isolate New Zealand chromosome 11, Rrattus_CSIRO_v1, whole genome shotgun sequence window:
- the Tlr6 gene encoding toll-like receptor 6 yields MVKSLWDSLCNMSQDREPIVESFHFVCTLALIVGSMTQFSDEFESVVDYSNKNLTHIPKDLSPRTKSLSLSQNSISDLRMSDISFLSELRVLRLSHNRIRRLDFGVFLLNRDLEYLDVSHNRLQNISCCPMVNLKHLDLSFNDFEVLPVYKEFGNLRKLSFLGLSAAKFRQLDLLPISHLHLSYVLLDLVNYQIKDGETESLQVPNTNVLHLVFHPNSLFSVQVKISVNALGCLQLSNIKLNDENCQSLIIFLSELTRGPTLLNLTLQHIETNWKCFVRLLQFLWPRPVEHLNIYNLTITESISRETFIYVETVLKSLKIEHVTNQVFLFAKDALYSVFAEMNIRMLTLSDTPFIHMVCPEFPSTFVLLNFTQNVFTDSIFQGCSTLKRLETLILQRNGLKNLFKVALMTKTMSSLETLDVSLNSLNSHVYDRTCAWAESIRVLNLSSNVLSDSVFRCLPPKVKVLDLHNNRIVSIPKDVTHLQALQELNVASNFLTDLPGCGAFSSLSVLVIDHNSVSHPSSDFFQSCQNIRSITAGNNPFRCTCELREFVKNIGQASRAVVEGWPDSYRCDHPDSIKGTPLQDFHMSPLSCDTILLTVTIGATLLLLAAIGTFLCLYFDLPWYLRMLCQWTQTRHRARNIPLEELQRNLQFHAFVSYSEHDSAWVKNELLPNLEKDDIRVCLHERNFVPGKSIVENIIHFIEKSYKSIFVLSPHFIQSEWCHYELYFAHHNLFHEGSDNLILILLEPIQQNNIPSRYHKLRALMAQRTYLEWPTEKGKRGLFWANLRASFIMKLALVNEDDVKT; encoded by the coding sequence ATGGTAAAATCCCTCTGGGATAGCCTCTGCAACATGTCCCAAGACAGAGAACCCATCGTGGAGAGTTTCCATTTTGTTTGCACCCTGGCCTTAATAGTCGGAAGCATGACCCAATTCTCTGATGAATTTGAGTCTGTAGTAGACTATTCAAACAAGAACCTTACTCATATCCCAAAAGACCTGTCACCAAGAACAAAATCCTTGAGTCTGTCTCAAAACTCCATATCTGATCTTCGGATGTCTGATATCAGCTTTCtgtcagagctgagagttctgagaCTCTCCCACAACAGAATACGGAGACTTGACTTCGGTGTGTTCTTGCTCAATCGGGACTTAGAATACCTGGATGTCTCTCACAATCGGTTACAAAACATCTCTTGCTGTCCTATGGTGAACTTGAAACATCTAGACCTCTCATTCAATGACTTTGAAGTGCTGCCCGTGTATAAGGAATTTGGCAACTTGAGGAAGCTGAGTTTCTTGGGATTAAGTGCTGCAAAGTTCCGACAACTGGATCTGCTCCCAATTTCTCACTTGCACCTGAGCTATGTTCTTCTGGACTTGGTGAATTATCAGATAAAAGATGGTGAAACAGAAAGTCTTCAGGTTCCAAATACCAACGTTCTCCATTTGGTCTTTCATCCAAATAGCCTGTTCTCTGTGCAAGTGAAAATATCTGTAAATGCTTTAGGATGCTTACAACTGAGTAATATTAAATTGAATGATGAAAACTGTCAAagcttaattatatttttatcagaACTCACCAGAGGTCCAACCTTATTGAATCTGACCCTCCAGCACATAGAAACAAACTGGAAGTGCTTTGTTAGACTTTTACAATTCCTTTGGCCCCGACCTGTGGAGCATCTCAATATTTACAACTTAACGATAACTGAGAGCATAAGCAGGGAGACATTTATTTACGTGGAGACGGTGCTGAAGTCACTGAAGATAGAGCATGTCACAAACCAAGTGTTCCTCTTTGCGAAGGATGCACTATATTCCGTGTTTGCGGAAATGAACATCAGGATGCTCACGCTCTCAGACACGCCATTCATCCACATGGTGTGCCCTGAGTTCCCAAGCACATTTGTGCTTCTGAACTTTACCCAGAACGTTTTTACTGACAGCATTTTTCAAGGCTGTTCCACCTTGAAGAGATTGGAGACACTTATCTTGCAAAGGAATGGTTTAAAGAACCTTTTTAAGGTAGCTCTCATGACCAAGACTATGTCCTCTCTGGAAACATTGGATGTCAGTTTGAATTCTTTGAACTCTCATGTGTATGACAGAACATGTGCTTGGGCCGAGAGCATACGGGTGTTGAATTTGTCTTCGAATGTACTTTCGGACTCTGTCTTCAGGTGCTTACCTCCCAAGGTCAAGGTCCTTGACCTTCACAACAACAGGATAGTGAGCATCCCTAAAGATGTCACCCACTTGCAAGCTTTGCAGGAACTCAATGTAGCATCCAATTTTTTAACTGACCTTCCTGGATGTGGAGCCTTCAGTAGCCTTTCTGTGCTGGTCATCGACCATAACTCAGTTTCCCACCCCTCCTCTGATTTCTTCCAGAGCTGTCAGAATATCAGGTCCATAACAGCGGGGAACAACCCATTCCGATGCACATGTGAGCTGAGGGAGTTTGTCAAAAACATAGGTCAGGCATCAAGAGCAGTGGTGGAGGGCTGGCCTGACTCTTACAGGTGTGACCACCCAGACAGCATTAAGGGAACCCCACTGCAGGACTTCCACATGTCTCCGCTGTCCTGCGATACCATTCTACTGACTGTCACCATTGGGGCcactctgctgctgctggctgccatTGGGACTTTCCTCTGTCTCTACTTTGATCTGCCCTGGTATCTCAGGATGCTATGCCAGTGGACCCAGACCAGGCACAGGGCCAGGAACATCCCCTTAGAGGAACTGCAGAGGAATCTCCAGTTCCATGCTTTTGTCTCATACAGTGAGCATGATTCTGCCTGGGTGAAGAACGAATTACTACCAAACCTAGAGAAAGATGACATCCGGGTTTGCCTCCATGAGAGAAACTTTGTCCCTGGCAAGAGCATTGTGGAGAACATCATACACTTCATTGAGAAGAGTTACAAGTCCATCTTTGTGTTGTCTCCCCACTTCATCCAGAGTGAGTGGTGCCATTATGAACTCTACTTTGCCCATCACAATCTCTTCCACGAAGGGTCTGATAACTTAATCCTGATCTTGCTGGAACCCATCCAACAGAACAACATTCCCAGTAGATACCACAAGCTGAGGGCTCTCATGGCACAGCGGACTTACTTGGAATGGCCTACTGAGAAGGGTAAACGTGGGCTGTTTTGGGCCAACCTTAGAGCTTCTTTTATTATGAAGCTAGCCTTAGTTAATGAGGATGATGTGAAAACTTGA